A genomic region of Danio aesculapii chromosome 21, fDanAes4.1, whole genome shotgun sequence contains the following coding sequences:
- the pold3 gene encoding DNA polymerase delta subunit 3 encodes MDDLYLDNIDEFVNDQNKIVTYKWLSLTLGVHVNTAKQMLYHYLEQKRNESSGTALHATYLVSGKCVENGTTCHKVSVVREDKLEAVKAKMEVTISVHVYSVQRAELKDSSPLYTTDYDAVKENLKNCSKYSAIRCAAAVPMSSAELQRAQEIALVPPAEKEISKSGLNEPIATSKPSAKPPAGIMGMFASKSASKVQESSKEVKTEQKDDSSPVETSKTKPASKANPMSNFFGKSAQKKVEEKPKKSIKEETDRGSTASASGNIKQSQVSPKSDGEVKEEPSKTSRALKSETKDTRIKTKRPEVVDSDDEQVESQQKKRRRIKKPQPDSSDDEVVPDSPPVPNIHTPSPKKQVKKEAVSHQEDGSVVRRRKRRRVLKSRTFVDEEGCFVTEKGYVSESYSESEEEPEPTSQAKESSSLKQSIGKKEEEKKEKGQKKTSAASKPTKQPSIMGFFQKK; translated from the exons ATGGATGATCTTTATTTAGACAATATCGACGAATTTGTGAATGATCAAAATAAGATC GTCACATACAAATGGCTCAGTTTAACCCTTGGAGTCCATGTGAACACAGCAAAACA AATGTTGTATCATTACTTGGAGCAAAAACGTAATGAAAGTTCAGGGACAGCCCTTCATGCCACTTATCTGGTATCTGGCAAGTGTGTTGAGAATGGGACTACG TGTCATAAAGTGTCTGTAGTTCGTGAGGATAAGCTGGAGG ctgTTAAAGCAAAGATGGAGGTGACTATAAGTGTGCATGTGTACAGTGTGCAGAGAGCGGAGCTGAAGGATAGTTCTCCACTTTACACCACAGATTATGATGCTGTAAAGGAGAACCTAAAAAACTGCAGCAA atACAGTGCTATACGGTGTGCTGCGGCAGTGCCTATGTCATCAGCTGAGTTGCAAAGAGCTCAAGAGATAGCATTGGTTCCTCCAGCAGAGAAAGAAATCAGCAAATCTGGCTTGAATGAACCCATTGCTACCTCCAAACCCAGTGCTAAGCCGCCAGCGGGCATCATGGGTATGTTTGCTAGCAAAAGTGCTTCTAAGGTCCAAGAATCCAGCAAGGAAGTGAAAACAGAGCAGAAAGACGATTCTTCCCCG GTTGAAACATCAAAAACCAAACCAGCTTCCAAAGCAAACCCCATGAGTAACTTCTTTGGGAAGTCTGCCCAAa AAAAGGTAGAAGAAAAACCCAAGAAAAGCATCAAGGAAGAGACTGACAGAGGTTCGACGGCATCGGCTTCTGGAAATATAAAACAGTCACAGGTATCTCCTAAATCTGATGGTGAAGTTAAAGAGGAACCATCCAAAACTTCAAGAGCTTTGAAGAGTGAAACAAAAGACACTCGAAT TAAAACAAAACGTCCTGAGGTTGTGGACAGCGATGATGAGCAAGTGGAGAGCCAGCAGAAGAAGAGACGGCGGATAAAGAAGCCCCAGCCAGACAGCAGTGATGATGAGG TTGTGCCAGATTCTCCACCTGTGCCAAACATACATACTCCCAGTCCCAAAAAGCAAGTGAAGAAAGAGGCCGTTTCACACCAAGAA GATGGCTCAGTGGTGAGGAGGAGGAAAAGGAGACGTGTATTGAAATCTCGCACATTTGTTGATGAAGAAGGTTGCTTTG TGACTGAGAAAGGTTATGTGAGCGAGTCTTACTCCGAGAGCGAAGAGGAGCCTGAACCCACCAGTCAAGCCAAGGAGTCAAGCTCACTCAAGCAGTCAATTGGAAAAAAGgaagaagagaaaaaagaaaagggtCAGAAGAAGACCTCTGCCGCAAGCAAACCTACAAAACAGCCATCCATCATGGGATTTTTCCAAAAGAAATGA
- the or61c3 gene encoding olfactory receptor 142 yields MENISSSHILTITALNDWDWTSRILFFSFALPGYLLTIVMNATLILIIAFEKALHEPMYIFLCNLCVNDLCGTTGFYPKALVYLLTETNRISLEECIVQGLVIVIYAVGEFSNLSVMAIDRYLAICRPLHYHRIMSPFTVLCLVSFNWVFPFIASLVAIVVAMKNPICKYDIDKLFCENLSLVNLGCKLDISYGIFNGWMYGSVIILIGFVLISYFKIILACRKSKVSREKFYSTCIPHLIIFLNYIGCSFFDSSQTELRAKSLYVSHFVHMFLSVIFLTLPPIVNPVIYGIKLSPIRAKILYIFHHLRISTL; encoded by the coding sequence ATGGAAAACATCTCCTCTTCCCACATTCTTACTATCACAGCGCTGAATGACTGGGACTGGACCAGCAGgatcttatttttttcttttgcactTCCTGGATACCTTCTAACTATTGTTATGAATGCAACTTTGATTCTGATTATTGCTTTTGAGAAAGCTCTGCATGAGCCCATGTACATTTTCTTGTGTAATCTGTGTGTCAATGACTTGTGTGGAACTACTGGGTTTTACCCCAAGGCACTAGTGTATTTACTCACAGAAACAAACAGGATTTCACTTGAAGAATGTATTGTTCAAGGTCTAGTCATTGTCATCTATGCAGTTGGTGAATTCTCAAATTTAAGTGTCATGGCCATTGATAGGTATTTAGCCATATGTCGACCATTACATTATCATAGAATTATGTCACCTTTCACTGTGCTGTGCCTGGTGTCTTTTAATTGGGTGTTTCCTTTTATTGCAAGTTTAGTGGCCATTGTAGTAGCTATGAAAAACCCTATTTGCAAATATGATATAGATAAACTTTTCTGTGAAAACCTGTCCTTGGTAAATCTTGGATGCAAACTAGATATTTCCTATGGGATTtttaatggatggatgtatggctCAGTAATCATCTTAATTGGCTTCGTTCTGATttcctattttaaaataattctcgCTTGTAGAAAATCTAAAGTAAGTCGAGAGAAGTTCTACAGCACATGTATACCACACTTGATTATCTTCCTAAACTACATAGGCTGTTCTTTTTTCGACTCTTCCCAGACAGAATTAAGAGCAAAATCACTATATGTCTCTCATTTTGTACATATGTTTTTGTCTGTAATATTTCTGACTCTTCCCCCTATTGTGAATCCTGTAATATACGGTATAAAATTAAGTCCAATTAGAgcaaaaatattgtatattttccATCATTTAAGGATCAGTACTTTGTAG
- the LOC130215227 gene encoding olfactory receptor-like protein OLF4: MENISSSHILTVTALNDWDWTSRILLFSFALPCYLLTIVMNATLILIIAFEKTLHDPMYIFLCNLCVNDLCGTTGFYPKALAYLLTERNVISHKECIVQGLVIIVYAIGEFTNLSVMAVDRYIAICRPLHYHSIMSPFTVLSLVTFIWVFPCSLGAMSISLTLKYPFCRHEINRLFCENLSLLNLACKQDIFQGVFNGFVYISMGVFFVFVLFSYFKIILACRKSKVNREKFYSTCIPHLITFLNTTCGLSDALCTEFKVETLSHVVYTFLSIINLTVPPIVNPVIYGIKLGPIRAKILYIFRRSRINNL; encoded by the coding sequence ATGGAAAACATCTCCTCTTCCCACATTCTCACTGTCACGGCTCTGAATGACTGGGACTGGACCAGCAGGATCTTACTTTTTTCTTTTGCGCTTCCTTGTTACCTGCTGACTATTGTTATGAATGCCACCTTGATTCTGATTATTGCATTTGAGAAAACTCTGCATGACCCCATGTACATTTTCTTGTGTAATCTATGTGTCAATGATCTGTGTGGAACCACTGGGTTTTATCCCAAGGCTTTGGCATATTTACTCACAGAAAGAAATGTGATTTCTCATAAGGAATGTATTGTTCAAGGTCTTGTCATCATAGTCTATGCAATTGGTgaattcacaaatttaagtgtCATGGCTGTTGATAGGTACATAGCCATATGTCGACCATTACATTATCATAGTATTATGTCACCTTTCACTGTACTGAGCCTGGTGACTTTTATTTGGGTATTTCCTTGTTCTTTAGGTGCAATGTCAATTTCATTGACTTTGAAGTATCCTTTTTGCAGACATGAAATTAATAGGCTTTTCTGTGAAAACCTGTCCTTGCTGAATCTTGCATGCAAACAAGACATTTTTCAAGGAGTCTTTAATGGATTTGTCTATATTAGCATGggtgtcttttttgtttttgttctgttttcctattttaaaataattctcgCTTGTAGAAAATCTAAAGTAAATCGAGAGAAGTTCTACAGCACATGTATACCACACTTGATTACCTTTCTTAACACAACCTGTGGTCTTTCTGATGCTCTCTGCACAGAGTTTAAAGTAGAAACACTGTCTCATGTAGTATATACTTTTTTGTCTATAATAAACCTGACTGTTCCCCCTATTGTCAATCCTGTAATATATGGTATAAAGTTAGGTCCAATCAGAgctaaaatattgtatattttcagAAGATCAAGGATTAATAACTTGTAA